From a single Pyxidicoccus xibeiensis genomic region:
- a CDS encoding tRNA-uridine aminocarboxypropyltransferase: protein MSHRAALRPRCHRCFLAQHLCLCAEIPRVETRTRFVLVQHVMELGKKSNTGRVAALALANARLLTHGSPAEPFDSGPLSEPGTWLLFPDGPTAPPDAPAPRQLVVLDGSWSQARRMTQRLAALRALPRLVLPPPAPGLLRLREPSHPSGMSTLDAIARAVAMLEGPEAAAPLERLAALRVQRIADCGTLS, encoded by the coding sequence ATGTCTCATCGCGCCGCCCTCCGCCCCCGCTGTCACCGTTGCTTCCTGGCGCAGCACCTGTGCCTGTGTGCCGAGATTCCGCGAGTGGAGACGCGCACCCGGTTCGTCCTCGTCCAGCACGTGATGGAGCTGGGGAAGAAGAGCAACACGGGTAGGGTGGCCGCGCTGGCCCTCGCGAATGCCCGGCTGCTCACCCACGGCTCGCCAGCCGAGCCCTTCGACAGCGGCCCGCTCTCCGAGCCGGGCACCTGGCTGCTCTTCCCCGATGGCCCTACCGCGCCCCCGGATGCGCCGGCGCCGAGGCAGCTGGTGGTGCTGGACGGGAGTTGGTCCCAGGCACGGCGGATGACCCAGCGGCTCGCCGCGCTGCGAGCCCTCCCACGGCTGGTGCTGCCGCCGCCCGCTCCCGGACTGCTCCGGCTCCGCGAGCCCTCGCACCCTTCGGGGATGTCCACCCTGGATGCGATTGCCCGCGCGGTGGCGATGCTCGAGGGCCCGGAGGCGGCCGCGCCGCTGGAGCGGCTGGCCGCGCTTCGGGTGCAGCGCATCGCCGACTGCGGGACGCTGAGCTGA
- a CDS encoding apiosidase-like domain-containing protein — translation MGHGRQRVRRWCSGSWVAAVALWSLSWGCQDATSESPDGSREDRQALAVPGLVAAYGFDEGSGTTAGDASGNGLNGTLSGQTWTMGRYGGALAFSNNYLTVPDSNLLDLTRGMTLSAWVYPTAALQRWPTVVMKEKPSQMAYVLYANSDMNRPSAFFVSGGVEHGVLGGSGLPLNTWTHLAATYDGAAFSLYVNGALVSSVAQTATMDVSTNELRIGGNRVWGEYFPGRIDEVRIYNRALTPAEILSDRDTPITPVTPDTTPPTVSLTAPGAGSTLSGLVTLTASASDNVGVSSVTFLVDGVPLGSADTSPPYAMSWNTTAAVNDTHTLTAVARDGAGNTTTTTGTQVLVNNVAATSPYPLKRIAGLRYLVGQDNQPFLLHGDSAWSLFVGISKEDVELYLEDRRQKGFNTVLANLIEHKFAANPPLNFYGASPFTGTLPSSTLADFTTPNEAYFAHVDWVLQKAAEKGIQVLLLPAYLGINGGSEGWYQELTANGAARLRTYGEFLGARYKDFPNIIWVQGGDYNPPASGKDLVRAIVTGIKSHDANHLHSVHCAPYTSALTHWSGESWLDVGNIYTYPANSNLPTMVQARALVEYQRASWLPFFLTESFYENEHATTTQVQLRQQAYEALLSGGMGQVFGSNPIWNFNNRPIFGTSVSWKTQLHARGSLDMVHVKALFSSRRWEKLVPDAAHTFLTAGLGTPGLDSAVAALAGDGSFGIAYLPSLRTVTIDMSRMSGPVTARWFDPTQGTQTTVSGSPFPNSGTRTFTPPGNNGTGTGDWVLVLER, via the coding sequence ATGGGACATGGACGGCAGCGCGTGAGGCGGTGGTGCTCGGGGTCATGGGTGGCGGCGGTGGCGCTATGGAGCCTGTCCTGGGGATGCCAGGACGCCACGTCCGAGTCCCCTGACGGGTCGCGCGAGGACCGCCAGGCCCTGGCCGTCCCCGGCCTGGTTGCGGCCTATGGGTTCGACGAGGGCAGCGGAACGACGGCCGGGGATGCCTCAGGGAACGGGCTGAACGGCACGCTCTCCGGACAGACGTGGACCATGGGCCGATACGGCGGGGCCCTGGCCTTCAGCAACAACTACCTGACGGTGCCGGACTCCAACCTCCTGGACCTGACGCGGGGGATGACGCTGTCGGCCTGGGTGTACCCCACGGCGGCGCTGCAGCGCTGGCCGACCGTCGTCATGAAGGAGAAGCCCTCGCAGATGGCCTACGTGCTCTATGCGAACTCCGACATGAACCGCCCCAGCGCCTTCTTCGTCTCCGGAGGCGTCGAGCACGGCGTGCTGGGTGGCTCGGGACTTCCGCTCAACACGTGGACCCACCTGGCGGCGACCTACGATGGCGCGGCGTTCTCGCTCTACGTCAACGGAGCGCTCGTCTCCAGCGTCGCGCAGACGGCCACGATGGACGTCTCGACGAACGAGCTACGCATCGGAGGCAACCGGGTCTGGGGCGAGTACTTCCCCGGGCGCATCGATGAAGTGCGCATCTACAACCGCGCCCTCACCCCGGCGGAAATCCTCAGCGACCGGGACACGCCCATCACCCCGGTGACTCCGGACACGACGCCCCCAACGGTGAGCCTCACGGCACCGGGCGCGGGCAGCACGCTCTCCGGGCTCGTCACCCTCACGGCCTCCGCGTCCGACAACGTGGGCGTCTCCAGCGTCACGTTCCTCGTCGACGGCGTCCCACTCGGGAGCGCGGACACGAGCCCGCCCTACGCCATGTCCTGGAACACCACGGCGGCCGTCAATGACACCCACACGTTGACCGCCGTCGCCAGGGACGGCGCGGGCAACACCACCACGACCACCGGCACGCAGGTGCTGGTGAACAACGTGGCGGCCACCTCACCGTATCCCCTGAAGCGTATCGCGGGCCTGCGCTACCTCGTCGGACAGGACAATCAGCCCTTCTTGCTCCATGGAGACTCCGCCTGGTCGCTGTTCGTGGGCATCAGCAAGGAAGACGTGGAGCTGTACCTGGAGGACCGGCGCCAGAAGGGCTTCAACACCGTCCTGGCGAACCTCATCGAGCACAAGTTCGCGGCGAATCCGCCCCTCAACTTCTACGGCGCCAGCCCCTTCACCGGAACGCTCCCCTCCAGCACCCTGGCGGACTTCACCACGCCCAACGAGGCCTACTTCGCGCATGTCGACTGGGTGCTCCAGAAGGCGGCGGAGAAAGGCATCCAGGTCCTCCTGCTCCCCGCCTACCTGGGCATCAACGGCGGCTCGGAGGGGTGGTACCAGGAGCTGACGGCCAACGGCGCCGCGCGGCTGCGGACCTACGGCGAGTTCCTGGGTGCGCGCTACAAGGACTTCCCCAACATCATCTGGGTCCAGGGCGGTGACTACAACCCGCCCGCTTCCGGCAAGGACCTGGTGCGCGCCATCGTGACTGGCATCAAGTCCCACGATGCCAATCACCTCCACTCGGTCCACTGCGCCCCGTACACCTCCGCGCTGACACACTGGTCCGGAGAGAGCTGGCTGGATGTCGGCAACATCTATACCTACCCGGCCAACAGCAACCTCCCGACCATGGTCCAGGCCCGTGCCCTGGTCGAGTACCAGCGCGCTTCGTGGCTCCCGTTCTTCCTCACCGAGTCGTTCTACGAGAACGAGCACGCCACCACGACGCAGGTGCAGCTCCGCCAGCAGGCGTACGAGGCCCTCCTGTCGGGGGGCATGGGGCAGGTCTTCGGCAGCAACCCCATCTGGAACTTCAACAACCGCCCCATCTTCGGCACGTCCGTCTCCTGGAAGACCCAGCTCCACGCCCGCGGCTCGCTCGACATGGTGCACGTGAAGGCGCTCTTCTCGAGCCGCCGGTGGGAGAAGCTGGTGCCGGACGCGGCGCATACCTTCCTCACCGCGGGCCTCGGGACGCCCGGGCTGGACTCCGCGGTCGCGGCGCTGGCCGGTGACGGGTCCTTCGGCATCGCCTACCTGCCCAGCCTCCGCACCGTCACCATCGACATGTCCCGAATGAGCGGGCCCGTCACGGCACGGTGGTTCGACCCGACGCAGGGGACGCAGACCACCGTGAGCGGCTCTCCCTTCCCCAACAGCGGCACCCGCACCTTCACGCCCCCTGGCAACAACGGCACGGGTACGGGTGACTGGGTGCTCGTCCTCGAGAGGTAA
- a CDS encoding LysR substrate-binding domain-containing protein — protein sequence MTWVLYTDLDMDLLRAFVTVVDAGGFTAAGTRLGRTQAAMSIRIKRLEDVLGRQVFDRSSRSPLLTPDGELLLSYARQILKLNDETVQRFSEPDSEGELRLGVAEYFVPQHLPVVLSRFTQTYPRVHIQVKVGLNDSLFESLERGELDVVICRTEKPRRGGRVVRRERLLWTAAPDFRSDAASPLPLCMLPPPCVFRSRALAGLESIGRPWRVLYTCESVMGVIAAARAGLGVAVLPESAVTGGLLPLPPEEGYPELGEIELAIFGESQERKRLTSTLVRFIEESLRPLELPRRAG from the coding sequence ATGACGTGGGTGCTCTACACCGACCTGGACATGGACCTGCTGCGGGCCTTCGTGACGGTGGTCGACGCGGGCGGGTTCACCGCCGCGGGGACGAGGCTCGGCCGTACGCAGGCGGCGATGAGCATCCGCATCAAGCGACTGGAGGACGTGCTGGGGCGGCAGGTCTTCGACCGGAGCAGCCGCTCGCCGCTGCTGACGCCGGATGGAGAGCTGCTGCTGAGCTACGCGCGGCAGATCCTGAAGCTGAATGACGAGACGGTGCAGCGCTTCAGCGAGCCGGACAGCGAGGGCGAGCTCCGGCTGGGCGTGGCGGAGTACTTCGTGCCGCAGCACCTGCCCGTCGTCCTGTCCCGCTTCACGCAGACGTACCCCCGCGTCCACATCCAGGTGAAGGTCGGGCTGAACGACAGCCTGTTCGAGTCCCTGGAGCGCGGCGAGCTGGACGTCGTCATCTGCCGGACCGAGAAGCCGCGCCGGGGCGGACGGGTCGTGCGCCGCGAGCGGCTGCTGTGGACGGCGGCACCGGACTTCCGGAGCGACGCCGCGTCGCCGCTCCCGCTCTGCATGCTGCCGCCTCCGTGTGTCTTCCGCTCGCGGGCCCTCGCGGGGCTGGAGTCCATCGGCCGGCCCTGGCGGGTCCTCTACACGTGCGAGAGCGTGATGGGCGTCATCGCCGCGGCGCGAGCAGGCCTGGGCGTCGCCGTGCTCCCGGAGAGCGCGGTGACGGGAGGGCTGCTGCCGCTGCCTCCCGAGGAGGGCTATCCGGAGCTCGGAGAAATCGAGCTGGCCATCTTCGGTGAGAGCCAGGAGCGCAAGCGACTGACGTCCACGCTCGTGCGGTTCATCGAGGAGAGCCTGCGTCCGCTCGAGCTTCCCCGGCGCGCGGGGTGA
- a CDS encoding MBL fold metallo-hydrolase RNA specificity domain-containing protein translates to MASLHFLGAAGTVTGSKFLLEHDGRKVLVDCGLFQGQKSLRQRNWQPLPVPAASLDAIVLTHAHIDHTGGLPRVVRDGYDGPVYSTPGTRDLAALLLPDSAHLHEEEARYANKEGFSKHHPAQPLYTVADAKRAVGLLETFGYERPKEILPGITLTFYRAGHILGSAVCVFDLKSTRQRVVFSGDLGRYQAPILRDPQSVASATTLVVESTYGDRQHRETKPVESLCEAVQGAFERGGVVVIPAFAIGRTQELLFHLRQLEDAKRIPVVDVFVDSPMACDATPIYLMHPEEHDLTMTAMVERGGSPLATRRTKFVTAAKDSMRLNEHQGPAVIISASGMATGGRVLHHLKHRLPDPRNTVLFVGYQSVGSRGRRLLDGEKEVRIHGQMVPVAAEIRTVSGFSAHADWTETLRWMEGFESPPRQTLLVHGEPEALEALSRRVQSKGWKTYVPDYLEKVELASST, encoded by the coding sequence ATGGCCTCCCTCCACTTCCTCGGTGCAGCAGGTACGGTGACCGGCTCCAAGTTCCTCCTCGAGCACGATGGCCGTAAGGTGCTCGTGGACTGCGGCCTCTTCCAGGGCCAGAAGTCCCTGCGCCAGCGGAACTGGCAGCCGCTGCCCGTGCCCGCCGCCAGCCTCGACGCCATCGTCCTGACGCACGCGCACATCGACCACACGGGCGGGCTGCCGCGCGTGGTGCGCGACGGCTACGACGGCCCGGTGTACTCCACGCCCGGCACGCGAGACCTGGCGGCGCTGCTGCTGCCGGACTCGGCGCACCTGCACGAGGAAGAGGCGCGCTACGCCAACAAGGAGGGCTTCTCCAAGCACCACCCCGCACAACCGCTGTACACGGTGGCGGACGCGAAGCGGGCGGTGGGCCTGCTGGAGACGTTCGGCTACGAGCGGCCGAAGGAGATCCTCCCGGGCATCACCCTCACCTTCTACCGGGCAGGCCACATCCTGGGCTCGGCGGTGTGCGTGTTCGACTTGAAGAGCACGCGGCAGCGGGTGGTGTTCAGCGGCGACCTGGGGCGCTACCAGGCGCCCATCCTGAGAGACCCGCAGAGCGTGGCCTCGGCGACGACGCTGGTGGTGGAGAGCACCTACGGCGACCGCCAGCACCGCGAGACGAAGCCGGTGGAGTCGCTGTGCGAGGCGGTGCAGGGCGCGTTCGAGCGCGGGGGCGTGGTGGTCATCCCGGCGTTTGCAATCGGACGGACGCAGGAGCTGCTCTTCCACCTGCGCCAGCTGGAGGACGCCAAGCGGATTCCGGTGGTGGACGTGTTCGTGGACTCGCCAATGGCGTGTGACGCGACGCCCATCTACCTGATGCACCCGGAGGAGCACGACCTGACGATGACGGCGATGGTGGAGCGCGGCGGCTCACCGCTGGCCACCCGGCGCACGAAGTTCGTCACGGCGGCGAAGGACAGCATGCGGCTGAACGAGCATCAGGGCCCGGCCGTCATCATCTCCGCGTCGGGAATGGCCACGGGCGGGCGCGTGCTGCACCACCTGAAGCACCGGCTGCCGGACCCGCGCAACACGGTGCTGTTCGTGGGCTACCAGTCGGTGGGCTCGCGCGGGCGGCGGCTGCTGGATGGGGAGAAGGAGGTCCGCATCCATGGGCAGATGGTGCCGGTGGCCGCGGAGATCCGCACGGTGAGCGGCTTCTCCGCGCACGCGGACTGGACGGAGACGCTGCGCTGGATGGAAGGCTTCGAGTCCCCTCCCCGCCAGACCTTGCTGGTGCACGGCGAGCCGGAGGCCCTGGAGGCGCTCAGCCGCCGCGTCCAGTCGAAGGGCTGGAAGACCTACGTGCCGGACTACCTGGAGAAGGTGGAGCTGGCCTCCTCGACGTGA
- a CDS encoding zinc-binding alcohol dehydrogenase family protein, whose translation MRAIAYRQNLPIDHAQSLIDVELPTPKPAGRELLVRVEAISVNPVDVKVRAGVDPKGQDKVLGWDAAGTVLAVGPDATLFKPGDEVFYAGSLDRPGANAQQHLVDERIVGHKPRSLSFAQAAALPLTSITAWELLFDRLGISRGKPVNAGSVLILGGAGGVGSIAIQLARRLTGLTVIASASRPETQAWVRELGAHHVIDHSRPWVEQVKAVAPRGVKYVLGLTHTEEHFDAIVDALAPQGALAIIDDPAKPLPINKLKSKSASLHWEFMFTRSRFETPDMVAQHHLLDEVASLVDAGVLRTTLKEDLGPINAANLKRAHARLESGRTLGKVVLSGF comes from the coding sequence ATGAGAGCCATTGCCTACCGCCAGAACCTGCCCATCGACCATGCCCAGAGCCTCATCGACGTGGAGCTCCCCACCCCGAAGCCCGCGGGACGGGAGCTGCTGGTGCGCGTCGAGGCCATCTCCGTCAACCCGGTAGACGTGAAGGTGCGAGCCGGCGTCGACCCGAAGGGCCAGGACAAGGTGCTCGGCTGGGACGCCGCGGGCACGGTGCTCGCCGTGGGCCCGGACGCCACGCTGTTCAAGCCTGGCGATGAGGTCTTCTACGCCGGCTCGCTGGACCGCCCCGGCGCCAACGCGCAGCAGCACCTGGTGGACGAGCGCATCGTCGGTCACAAGCCTCGGTCGCTGAGCTTCGCCCAGGCCGCCGCGCTCCCGCTCACCAGCATCACCGCGTGGGAGCTGCTGTTCGACCGGCTGGGAATCAGCAGGGGCAAGCCCGTGAATGCCGGCTCGGTGCTCATCCTCGGAGGCGCGGGAGGCGTGGGCTCCATCGCCATCCAACTGGCGCGGCGGCTCACGGGCCTGACGGTGATTGCCAGCGCCTCGCGGCCGGAGACGCAGGCCTGGGTGCGCGAGCTGGGCGCGCACCACGTCATCGACCACTCCAGGCCCTGGGTGGAGCAGGTGAAGGCCGTGGCGCCGCGCGGCGTGAAGTACGTGCTCGGGCTCACGCACACCGAGGAGCACTTCGATGCCATCGTCGACGCGCTCGCGCCCCAGGGGGCGCTGGCCATCATCGACGACCCGGCGAAGCCGCTCCCCATCAACAAGCTGAAGTCCAAGAGCGCGTCGCTGCACTGGGAGTTCATGTTCACCCGCTCCCGCTTCGAGACGCCGGACATGGTTGCCCAGCACCACCTGCTCGACGAGGTGGCCAGCCTGGTGGACGCGGGAGTCCTCCGCACCACGCTCAAGGAAGACCTGGGCCCCATCAACGCGGCCAACCTGAAGCGCGCGCACGCGCGGCTGGAGAGCGGGCGCACCCTGGGCAAGGTCGTCCTCAGCGGGTTCTGA
- a CDS encoding alpha/beta fold hydrolase yields MRAVLLFTLLTPLVLAHAEGLRFEPHTFHAKDGRTVETELGSLTVPVRHARPEGPSLTLRFVRFKSTNPTPGAPIVYLAGGPGGSGIDAAKYVRHDLFLALREVADVIALDQRGTGQSTFHAELSHAWSVPLDSPMDEAMLTAKVKASATEAAKAWTAAGVDLGAYTTVESAEDLESLREALGVPRLSLWGISYGTHLGLAYLRRHADRVDRVILAGVEGPDDTWKRPAHAEALLDRWDAVLRAKDAKGPGLRARLRTLLDALGRRPRAVKFTDSKTGAERTWMATRFDVQRLVFESMRDPATFQRFLMLLPALEAGSYELVAPFAAGFRDGAWAPMSVAMDAASGISPARRARIAREARTALLGNAVNAGMVEAAWLPGVVDLGEGFRGPLKARTPVLMISGTLDGRTAPDNAEALRPGLSNAVHLVLEGAGHDGLFQSDPRILERMKSFLRGEKLADERLQLPPAP; encoded by the coding sequence ATGCGAGCCGTGCTGCTCTTCACCCTGCTCACCCCCCTGGTCCTGGCACATGCCGAGGGCCTTCGCTTCGAACCCCACACCTTCCACGCGAAGGATGGACGGACGGTGGAGACTGAGCTGGGCAGCCTGACGGTCCCCGTGCGGCACGCCCGGCCCGAAGGCCCGTCGTTGACGCTGCGCTTCGTGCGCTTCAAGAGCACGAACCCCACGCCCGGGGCGCCCATCGTGTACCTGGCGGGCGGGCCGGGCGGCTCGGGCATCGACGCCGCGAAATACGTCCGCCATGACCTCTTCCTCGCGCTGCGCGAGGTGGCGGACGTCATCGCGCTGGACCAGCGCGGCACGGGCCAGTCCACCTTCCACGCCGAGCTGAGCCACGCCTGGTCGGTGCCGCTGGACAGCCCGATGGACGAGGCGATGCTCACCGCGAAGGTGAAGGCGTCCGCCACCGAGGCCGCGAAGGCGTGGACGGCGGCGGGCGTGGACCTGGGCGCCTACACCACGGTGGAGAGCGCCGAGGACCTGGAGTCCCTGCGTGAGGCGCTGGGCGTTCCCCGCCTGAGCCTCTGGGGCATCAGCTATGGAACGCACCTGGGGCTGGCATACCTGCGGCGCCATGCGGACCGGGTGGACCGCGTCATCCTCGCGGGAGTGGAGGGGCCGGACGACACCTGGAAGCGCCCCGCGCATGCCGAGGCGCTGCTGGACCGCTGGGATGCGGTGCTGCGCGCCAAGGATGCGAAGGGTCCGGGACTCCGGGCCCGGCTGCGGACGCTGCTGGACGCGCTGGGGCGCCGTCCTCGCGCCGTGAAGTTCACCGACTCGAAGACGGGCGCGGAGCGGACGTGGATGGCGACCCGGTTCGACGTGCAGCGGTTGGTGTTCGAGTCGATGCGAGACCCGGCCACCTTCCAGCGCTTCCTGATGCTGCTGCCGGCGCTGGAGGCGGGGAGCTACGAGCTGGTGGCCCCGTTCGCAGCGGGCTTCCGGGATGGAGCATGGGCGCCCATGTCGGTGGCCATGGATGCGGCCTCCGGCATCAGCCCCGCGCGCCGCGCCCGGATTGCCCGCGAGGCCCGCACGGCTCTCTTGGGCAACGCGGTCAACGCGGGCATGGTCGAGGCTGCCTGGCTCCCCGGCGTGGTGGACCTGGGTGAAGGCTTCCGGGGGCCGCTGAAGGCCCGGACTCCCGTGCTGATGATCAGCGGCACGCTGGATGGCCGCACCGCGCCCGACAACGCGGAGGCCCTGCGCCCTGGCCTGTCCAACGCCGTGCACCTGGTGCTGGAGGGCGCGGGCCATGACGGCCTGTTCCAGTCGGACCCGCGCATCCTGGAGCGCATGAAGTCCTTCCTGCGGGGCGAGAAGCTTGCGGACGAACGCCTCCAGCTTCCGCCAGCGCCCTGA
- a CDS encoding cytochrome P450 — protein sequence MSAGAGTEFDLMSESFFANPFPTFERLRTQAPVYFLEPIQGFVITRGADIEALAKNPQFTSKRANEMLGSLGLLGEDAASKDMLATWSRLAFFQDAPRHPLLRQLIMKGFTPAALERFRPRLTALVEKALEKGLRQGEMDVVVDFAEPIAINAIAELFALPEADRPQFKRWAKDLLKPAAAAVGTDDVRTSIRRTSSDMVAYLRDLVEKRRAAPGDDLVSQFIAAEDGNPQLAGEAVIQSFQMIGAGFVTSTNQLTNTVLALIKHPEQLRALRANPGLIRGAIEESLRHEPAVLSINRLCVEDTELSGTRIPKGRFVHAMVAAANRDPEVFSDPDRFDITRTSNRHVTFGVGAHYCPGASLIRLEVEEALRALLTFPSWELVGKPYNYQGSNFQDRGPSSLHVRFTRS from the coding sequence ATGAGCGCAGGCGCCGGTACCGAGTTCGACTTGATGAGCGAGAGCTTCTTCGCCAATCCCTTCCCCACCTTCGAGCGGCTGCGCACCCAGGCCCCTGTCTATTTCCTCGAGCCCATCCAGGGCTTCGTCATCACGCGCGGCGCGGACATCGAGGCGCTCGCCAAGAACCCGCAGTTCACCTCGAAGCGCGCGAACGAGATGCTGGGGAGCCTCGGGCTGCTGGGGGAGGATGCGGCGTCGAAGGACATGCTCGCGACCTGGTCCCGGCTCGCCTTCTTCCAGGATGCGCCCCGCCACCCGCTGCTGCGTCAGCTCATCATGAAGGGCTTCACGCCCGCGGCGCTCGAGCGCTTCCGCCCCCGGCTCACGGCGCTCGTGGAGAAGGCCCTGGAGAAGGGCCTGCGTCAGGGCGAGATGGACGTCGTCGTGGACTTCGCGGAGCCCATCGCCATCAACGCCATCGCCGAGCTGTTCGCGCTTCCCGAGGCGGACCGGCCGCAGTTCAAGCGCTGGGCGAAGGACCTGCTCAAGCCCGCGGCCGCGGCAGTCGGCACGGACGACGTGAGGACCTCCATCCGGCGGACCTCCAGTGACATGGTGGCCTACCTGAGGGACCTCGTGGAGAAGCGCCGTGCGGCGCCCGGGGACGACCTCGTCAGCCAGTTCATCGCGGCCGAGGACGGCAATCCCCAGCTCGCGGGCGAGGCCGTCATCCAGTCCTTCCAGATGATTGGCGCGGGCTTCGTCACGTCGACGAACCAGCTCACCAACACGGTCCTCGCGCTCATCAAGCACCCCGAGCAGCTGCGCGCGCTGCGGGCGAACCCCGGCCTCATCCGGGGCGCCATCGAGGAGAGCCTTCGCCACGAGCCGGCCGTCCTCTCCATCAACCGGCTGTGCGTGGAGGACACGGAGCTCAGCGGCACGCGCATCCCCAAGGGACGGTTCGTCCACGCCATGGTCGCCGCGGCCAATCGCGACCCCGAGGTGTTCTCCGACCCGGACCGCTTCGACATCACCCGGACCTCCAACCGGCATGTGACGTTCGGCGTGGGCGCCCACTACTGCCCGGGCGCCTCCCTCATCCGCCTCGAAGTCGAGGAGGCCCTGCGCGCGCTGCTCACGTTCCCGAGCTGGGAGCTGGTCGGCAAGCCCTACAACTACCAGGGCTCCAACTTCCAGGACCGCGGGCCCAGCTCGCTCCACGTGCGCTTCACGCGGAGCTGA
- a CDS encoding sigma 54-interacting transcriptional regulator: protein MSNSERPPGAGRPPEGSEDVQQTRPLGPGRPGFSGAVRRFRFTLLEGPQPGLTKDSNADTFSIGSHALNDLVLDEPTVSRFHCEVKIDRDGARVRDLDSRNGTVLDGVHIREAWLRGGSVLRLGRISVRFDFSAESNRLLISERTTFGELVGTSAVTRASFALMERAATSDATVLLEGETGTGKSRAALAIHRASARAEGPFLTVDCGAIPGNLLESELFGHEKGAFTGALQRRVGAFEEADGGTIFLDEIGELPAELQPKLLRVLEDREIRRLGANTYLPVNVRVIAATHRDLRAEVNAGRFRPDLFFRLAVVRVLIPALRERPEDIPLIAERILASFGAAPEQVASLSTPEFIGQLQHAAWPGNVRELRNHLERCLVFQDAMSPASEEVSPQGVLRSLVDPKQPYAEARRRALEAFEREYLDALIKLHGGKVAQAATAADMDRVYLYRLLRRHRLRT, encoded by the coding sequence ATGAGCAACTCCGAGCGCCCCCCGGGAGCCGGCCGTCCACCCGAGGGCTCCGAGGATGTCCAGCAGACCCGCCCCCTTGGCCCGGGCAGGCCCGGCTTCTCCGGTGCCGTCCGGCGCTTCCGCTTCACCCTCCTGGAAGGGCCCCAGCCCGGCCTCACCAAGGACTCCAACGCGGACACCTTCTCCATCGGCTCGCATGCGCTCAACGACCTCGTCCTCGACGAGCCCACCGTGTCGCGCTTCCACTGCGAGGTGAAGATCGACCGGGACGGCGCCCGCGTGCGCGACCTGGACAGCCGCAACGGCACGGTGCTCGACGGTGTGCACATCCGCGAGGCCTGGCTGCGCGGTGGCAGCGTGCTCCGCCTGGGCCGGATCAGCGTGCGCTTCGACTTCAGCGCGGAGAGCAACCGGCTCCTCATCTCCGAGCGCACCACTTTCGGTGAGCTGGTGGGCACCTCGGCGGTGACTCGCGCCAGCTTCGCGCTGATGGAGCGCGCCGCCACCAGCGACGCCACGGTGCTCCTGGAGGGCGAGACGGGCACGGGCAAGAGCCGCGCCGCCCTGGCCATCCACCGTGCCAGCGCTCGCGCCGAGGGGCCGTTCCTCACCGTGGACTGCGGCGCCATTCCCGGCAACCTCCTGGAGAGCGAGCTGTTCGGCCACGAGAAGGGCGCCTTCACCGGGGCGCTCCAGCGCCGCGTGGGGGCCTTCGAGGAGGCCGACGGCGGCACCATCTTCCTGGATGAGATTGGCGAGCTGCCCGCGGAGCTGCAGCCCAAGCTGCTGCGCGTGCTGGAGGACCGGGAGATTCGCCGGCTGGGCGCCAACACGTACCTTCCCGTCAACGTGCGAGTCATCGCCGCCACGCACCGGGACCTGCGCGCCGAGGTGAACGCCGGCCGCTTCCGTCCGGACCTCTTCTTCCGGCTCGCCGTGGTGCGCGTGCTCATCCCCGCCCTGCGCGAGCGCCCCGAGGACATCCCCCTCATCGCCGAGCGCATCCTCGCGTCGTTCGGCGCCGCGCCCGAGCAGGTGGCGTCGCTCAGCACGCCCGAGTTCATCGGCCAGCTCCAGCATGCCGCGTGGCCCGGCAACGTGCGTGAGCTGCGCAACCACCTGGAGCGCTGCCTCGTCTTCCAGGACGCCATGTCGCCCGCCTCCGAGGAGGTGAGCCCCCAGGGCGTCCTGCGCAGCCTGGTGGACCCGAAGCAGCCCTATGCCGAGGCCCGCCGCCGCGCCCTGGAGGCCTTCGAGCGCGAGTACCTGGATGCGCTCATCAAGCTCCACGGCGGCAAGGTGGCGCAGGCGGCCACCGCCGCGGACATGGACCGCGTGTACCTGTACCGGCTGCTGCGCCGGCACAGGCTGCGGACCTGA